DNA from Zonotrichia leucophrys gambelii isolate GWCS_2022_RI chromosome 5, RI_Zleu_2.0, whole genome shotgun sequence:
GGCTCACCACAAATCTTTGTgcattttttgaaattatttccaaCTTACTTCTTGTTTTAAAGTTGTAAGTCAGGTGTCTGAGGGATGACATCAGTGatattttgctttgtgctgtCAACGTGTAGGTTAATGAGAAATAAGACTGTAGATGAGAAAGACAGGCTTATGACAAAAGGCAAAATTTGTATCCATGTACATGAATTTATATAAATGTCCTGTGTCAGAGACATCTTTATTTGATGTCTCTCTCCAGGGATTAAAGTAATAACTACCCAAGGAACAATTTAGTTCCTTGCCCACTGAGGTTTTCTGACAAAACTCCCTTTGCCTCTGGGATCTCATTACTCCTGATAGCCTTCTGCCTTGTGGTGTGATGTACCTGAACTATTTCTGCTACAGAAATAATTGCACCTAAAGATGCTCCTGGAGGTTGCTTTTTTGattggttgtgggtttttttgtttttttttttatttttgtataatGGGAAGTGCAGAAGGTTGAGCTGTTCTTTTCAGGGCTTAGAGTTGGCAGAGATACAGAGCTGCTTCCATAACTTCCAAGCAGCACCTTGCAGAGAGTTTCTGATGGAACTGAGAGGTTCTGATGGAACCCCCTGGAGTGGTTTGGGGAGGTCGTCAGAGGAGCGACAGCAAGTGAGCTCTGTGGAAGTGTTCTGGGATTGTTCCTTGTTTTGCTCAGCCCCCACTGAAATCCTGCCTTTGCAAAGCAGCATTGCTGGTGAGTGACTTTTGGGAGGTCTATTTTATGACTTAgaataaaaaaacattaaaaaatcagttGCAGActtagaatcccagaatggattgggctggaaggcaccttaaagctcatcttctTCTGATCCCCTGCAACAAGGGCATTGCTctggttgctccaagccctgtccagcttGGTCTTGAGCACTTTCAGGAATATCACACACTAGTGATCCTGGTGTTCTGCATGGGAATGCTGTAAGGGTGGATTTGTGAGTGTTTGTCAGTAAAGCAGAAACATCTCAGTCAGCAGCCCAGTGTCACCACAGGTGTATTTATGGGGTGTTTCACACCACAGCCAGGACCTGGGTATTATTTCTACCACCCTCCTCAGCTAAATAACCAGAGCTTGTTATTACACATGTCCGTGACATATTCTGGCTTGGATTTCACTGTCACTCCTTCAGGGAAGCattggctttaaactgaaattgtCCCAAAAAGACAGCAGAAGAAATGCAGTGGATATTCAACATACCAGAGGACAATGTGTGTGTCCTGTTAATGTCCCCTGTCTAATGATTTGGCCTTTTAGATGTTTTAATGCAGCTTTATTCAATGCTGTTACCATCATAAACATCTGGTTTCTAAATTGTAGGCTCCTGCTTGCTGAGATTTAAACTCCTCAGCCGAAATGAGCAGTGAAGGAATTTCCTGGAGGGATTTTAAATGGACAAGTgcattcctctgctgctcccactgtAACTTCCACAGGACAGTGAGTGTATTTGTCtactgaaaaaatttaaaaaatcccttaaaaactATAAAGATAGAAAACCATGCAGGGTTTTGAAGCTTCTGCTGTGTTAGAAACCCCAGTTTCTCCAGTGAGGAACTTCCTAGATCTGGTTTCAGTGCATGAATTCCCAGTTTCAGAGAGGCTAAACTAACTGGAGGGCCCTTTCCTTAGTTCAGAGGAAAGTCATTAGGATCAGAACGTGGAACAGCTCATGCCTGAGAACGGCAGCATTTGCTTGTAGTCACTTCAAATTTCCAGCAGGTAAAAGAACAGCACAGCATTTTCCCAGCATTCATGGCTCTTGTTATCTGAGAGCAGGATGTGCAGGAATCACCTTTCCTGAAGGGATTTAAAAGCAGTATGGATGTAGCACTTGGGAACATGGTTTAGTGGAGGGCCTTGGCAGTGTTGGGTGGAGAATTGGACTCATTAGGGGCTTTTCCAACTTTCTTTAATTCCAACAATTCTTTAATTCAGTGATTTCTCCCTCACAGAATGGGAGAACACCCACCATGATGCAGGAAAACAGTGATCAGAGTGAGTTCAGGGGAGAAGGTCAGTGTGGAAGGGCGGGCTAGACACCTGAGTAGGGGCAGAATAGGGGGTGAGTGCAAACTGTGCTTTCTGTCATTTGTGACATGGCACTGTGCTTTTTGCAGCAGCAAATGCATCCTGCTCACACCATCCATGAGCCTTGGAGCTGTAGCACATTCCCCTCCCTTCCTGGCCACACCCCGACCGGTGCCATGGCATCCTGAGCTGCAGCGATGGCACAGGACAACTCCTCCCGGGTGACTGAATTCATCCTCCTGGGGCTCTCCGACACCCAGGAGCTGCAACTCCTCTCCTTCATGTTCTTCCTCCTGGCCTACACCATGGTCCTGCTGGGCAACCTCCTCATCATTGTGACAGTCAGGACTGACCCCAAGCTCTCCTCACCCATGTACTTCCTCCTCTGCAATCTGTCCTTCATCGATATCTGCTGCACCTCTGTCACTACTCCCAGGGTGCTGGTGGCCCTGCTCTCAGGGCACAAGGCCATTGCCTTTGAGGGCTGCATGGCCCAGCTGTTTTTCCTGCACTTTGTGGGCTCCTCAGAGATGTTCCTCCTGACGGTGATGGCGTTTGACCGCTACACGGCCATCTGCAGGCCCCTGCACTACACGGCCATCATGGCCCGCAGGGCCTGCTGGGCGCTGGTCGCGGCCTGCTGGGCCGGGGGCTTTATCCACTCCATTGTCCAGACTGTGCTCATGCTGCAGCTGCCCTTCTGCGGCCCCAACACCATCCACAGCTACTTCTGTGACGTGCCACCCGTCATCCGCCTGGCCTGTGCCGACACCACCCTCACCGAGTGGCTCATGGTCTCCAACAGCGGCCTCATCTCCCTGGGCTGCTTCCTGGTGCTGGTGGCCTCCTACGCCCTCATCCTGGCCAAGGTCCGAGCCCGGGTCTCCCAGGGGAACTGGAAGGCTCTGTCCACGTGTGCCTCACACGTGATGGCCATCACCCTGCTCTTCATGCCCTGTGTCTTCACTTACCTGCGGCCCGCTGGAGCCTTGCCCACCAGCAAGTACGTCTCTGTCATCTACACCATCTTGTCACCCATGatgaaccccctcatctacacCCTGAGGAGCAGCGAGGTGAAGGAATCCATGTGGAGACTCTGGAGGCACTGCAGAACCTTCTGATACAGGCTGGGTTGGCAGGACCCTGGAGTTACACCCAGAGTTACACCTGGAGTCACGTTCCTGCTCTACTCCTGCACAATAATGACAATAAAGCCCACAGACTTCCAATTATGTACAAATACATTTCTATACACATGTTACTCTTCATATTAAAAATCCATgctgaaaaccccaaacttccTAAACATTTTCACTCATGTGGGAtcataattttcaaataaatgaatgaatcCAGGGTGAGGCTTGTCTCCCTCTCTAACAtgcttttcctgtgctgagaCAGCAGATGGCAGAGGCACATGCACTAAGTGTCCTCAATTCATCCACTAACACTGGAAGATAGAGAGAGTGCAGATTCTGCTTGTAGGGTTTCCTTTAGACATATAAGAATATTTTTAGTCATAATTCTCTCACAGAAGTGAGCTATTTAAATCATACAAGGCACAATATatagaggaaggaggaggaatagAGATGGACTCCAGAGACAAAGAGTGTCCTGCATGTAGGCCGGAAAATAGGGAATAGCTTGACACTGACACAGGTTgtgtttagatgggatattgggaagaaattctcccCTGTGCTGGTCTGGCATGGGTTTCCAATGGCTGTCCTGTTCCTAGAAATGCTACAGGCCAGGTTGAATGGGGCATGGAGCAATGTGGGATATCaggggtagtggaaggtgtccctgcccttggtaGAGGGTTGGAATGAAATGGTCTTTAAAGTCCCGTCTGCCGCAAACAGCTATTCTGCAATTCCATCATTCTCCTATAATTCTATCTACTTCTACCTGTCTCTGCCCAAGAcagcagtaaataaaataaatgtatttttaaatgctttggaGGTGACCAACAGTGGGGCTTTTTAGAGGTCTCACTTCTGGGTGATTCTGAGCAAATATTCACCCATAGCTTATGGAAGGTGTCACTGGAAACAGTGTCAGGCTCGTCTACACCTGGCAAAGAATTCTTACAAGAATTTCATACTTGAGCTCAAAAGTTGCTCCTGCGCTTTACTGTGTCAGTAAAAATACCTGCTAAGCAAGAAAGGCTCACCACAAATCTTTGTgcattttttgaaattatttccaaCTTACTTCTTGTTTTAAAGTTGTAAGTCAGGTGTCTGAGGGTGACATCAGTGatattttgctttgtgctgtCAACGTGTAGGTTAATAAGAAATAAGATTGTAGATGAGAAAGACAGGCttaggaaagaaagcaaaatatgtATCCATTTACATGAATTTATATAAATGTCCTATGTCAGAGACATCTTTATTTGATGTCTCTCTCCAGGGATTAAAGTAATAACTACCCAAGAACAATTTAGTTCCTTGCCCACTGAGGTTTTCTGACAAAACTCCCTTTGCCTCTGGGATCTCATTACTCCTGATAGCCTTGTGCTTTGTGGTGTCATTTATTTGAACTATTTCTGCTACAGAAATAACTGCACCTGAAGATGCTCCTGGAGGTTGCTTTTTTGattggttgtgggtttttttgttttttttttatttttgtataatGGGAAGCACAGAAGGGTGAGCTGTTCTTTTCAGGGCTTAGAGTTGGCAGAGATACAGAGCTGCTTCCATAACTTCCATGCAGCACCTTGCAGAGAGTTTCTGATGGAACTGAGAGGTTCTGATGGAACCCCCTGGAGTGGTTTGGGGAGGTCGTCAGAGGAGCGACAGCAAGTGAGCTCTGTGGAAGTGTTCTGGGATTGTTCCTTTGTTTTGCTCAGCCCCCACTGAAATCCTGC
Protein-coding regions in this window:
- the LOC135448179 gene encoding olfactory receptor 4D5-like; this encodes MAQDNSSRVTEFILLGLSDTQELQLLSFMFFLLAYTMVLLGNLLIIVTVRTDPKLSSPMYFLLCNLSFIDICCTSVTTPRVLVALLSGHKAIAFEGCMAQLFFLHFVGSSEMFLLTVMAFDRYTAICRPLHYTAIMARRACWALVAACWAGGFIHSIVQTVLMLQLPFCGPNTIHSYFCDVPPVIRLACADTTLTEWLMVSNSGLISLGCFLVLVASYALILAKVRARVSQGNWKALSTCASHVMAITLLFMPCVFTYLRPAGALPTSKYVSVIYTILSPMMNPLIYTLRSSEVKESMWRLWRHCRTF